Proteins from a genomic interval of Salvia splendens isolate huo1 unplaced genomic scaffold, SspV2 ctg1101, whole genome shotgun sequence:
- the LOC121788624 gene encoding uncharacterized protein LOC121788624 codes for MGAESPSPAVWGTWEDLILGGAVVRHGTGGWNVVASELRARTLYPYAFTPQACKERYEDLQKRYSGSTAWFEELKMQRVAELKRELVKSENSIGTLELKIKSLEGKKQQSKQGESGSSETESPPPVLDSEATESISRQTSNGENSVGSFTKETSTMGSWLCDHQLQAEETETKPSTSACSELGKDPSIDDLPEVGYEHGVIVRKKRGKRKRKDCSQVAKERSVDNNDNLGSSNAVSTANKETSTNECKSMRISSSKTTGRESLIEIFESIARSESAAVFRHRMDSQKRARYRRVIRQHMDIGTIKSRIVSRSIKTAKELFRDLLLLANNALVFYSRRTREYKAAITLRQLIMKDYKLHCRGYCNEATSDFIPCNPPVRPRTVRPQPRAPVYKDKEATSEKASKPENAALATPVGSRKQCNSGNSVLKQSLLKAKKGLKRPAKLKTELGDPHRKNTPAKQRKRVRR; via the exons ATGGGGGCGGAGTCGCCGAGTCCGGCTGTGTGGGGCACGTGGGAGGATCTTATTTTGGGTGGCGCTGTTGTGAGGCACGGAACCGGCGGTTGGAACGTCGTCGCTTCGGAGCTTCGTGCGCGCACCCTTTATCCGTATGCCTTTACTCCTCAG GCTTGTAAAGAAAGGTACGAAGACCTACAAAAACGTTATTCTGGATCCAC GGCTTGGTTTGAAGAACTGAAAATGCAGCGTGTTGCAGAGCTCAAGCGAGAACTGGTTAAATCTGAAAACTCAATAGG AACACTTGAGTTGAAGATCAAATCATTGGAGGGAAAGAAACAACAATCTAAACAAGGTGAATCCGGTTCCAGCGAGACTGAATCACCTCCACCCGTGTTGGACTCAGAAGCCACCGAGTCAATCAGCAGGCAGACATCAAATGGTGAGAACTCCGTTGGCAGCTTCACAAAAGAAACGAGCACGATGGGAAGCTGGTTGTGCGACCATCAGCTTCAAGCAGAGGAGACGGAGACGAAGCCCAGCACATCTGCCTGCTCTGAGCTGGGAAAGGATCCAAGCATTGATGACCTCCCTGAGGTCGGTTATGAGCACGGAGTCATCGTTAGGAAGAAACGAgggaagagaaagagaaaggacTGCAGTCAAGTTGCCAAAGAGAGAAGTGTTGACAACAATGATAACTTAGGTTCTTCCAATGCTGTTTCGACTGCAAATAAGGAAACATCAACCAACGAATGTAAGAGCATGAGAATCTCCAGTTCCAAGACCACCGGAAGGGAGAGCTTGATCGAGATATTCGAATCCATTGCACGGAGTGAATCAGCAGCAGTCTTCAGACATCGAATGGACAGTCAG AAACGGGCGCGATACAGACGTGTTATCCGGCAGCACATGGACATTGGCACGATAAAATCAAGAATCGTCAGTCGGTCCATAAAAACAGCGAAGGAGCTCTTCCGTGACCTGCTGTTGCTGGCGAACAATGCGTTGGTGTTTTACTCGAGACGCACGCGTGAGTACAAGGCTGCAATCACTCTGCGGCAGCTGATCATGAAAGATTACAAGCTGCATTGCAGAGGGTATTGCAATGAAGCCACGTCGGACTTCATCCCGTGCAACCCTCCGGTGAGGCCGCGGACAGTGCGGCCTCAGCCTCGTGCTCCAGTGTACAAGGACAAGGAGGCAACGTCGGAGAAAGCCTCGAAACCAGAGAATGCTGCTCTTGCCACTCCGGTGGGATCGAGGAAACAGTGTAATTCCGGTAACAGTGTGTTGAAGCAATCCTTGTTGAAGGCTAAGAAAGGTTTGAAGAGACCTGCGAAATTGAAAACTGAATTAGGTGATCCACATCGTAAAAATACACCAGCAaaacaaaggaaaagagtgcggAGATGA